Genomic DNA from Acidobacteriota bacterium:
GCGGGCGCGACCGAGCAGGCGCGGACGTCAGGCCAGGAAAAGAAGCAGGCGGTGCCGCCGGAGCTGCTGGAAGAAGTGTTCGAGTTGAACCTGCAGCTCGAAGAAGCCCGCATGGCGAAGAAGACGGGCGAGCGCGAGGGCTTTAATCTTGCGCGCGAGCTGGCGCAGCAGAAGCAGATCTTTGAGGCGAAACTCGCCGAACTGGAAGCGGAATTGAAGGCGTACTGGGCGGAGTGGGATGCGGGAGTCGCAGCGAGCGACGATGCGAAGAAGGCTTTTGCCAAAGTAAGGATGACCGACCTGCTGAACCGCCGCAGCTACATCCGTAACCTGGTGCGGGATGTGAACGAAGTGCTGGAAGGGTAGATGGCCGAACTCAGATGACTAACGACCGCATCGTCGGGATCGACCTGGGAACGACGAACTCGCTCGTCGCCTACATGGAGGGCGACCGTCCAGTGGTGATCCCGGGCGAGGACGGGCAGAACCTCGTGCCCTCGGTGGTAGCGCTCGATGAGCATGGCGAGATCGTGGTGGGCAATACGGCGCGCCGTTACCTGGTCGAGACGCCCGAGCGTGCGGTGTACTCGGTGAAACGATTGATCGGTCGCGGCATCGACGACGTGCAGGACGAGCTCAAGCTCTTCCCGTTCCGCTTGGCCGATGACTTGAAGCCGGGCGAGGTGCTGCGCATACGGTTGGGCGAGCGCGAATTCACGCCGCCGGAGATATCCGCTTTCATCCTGCGGCAACTGAAGCGCAACGCCGGGCGTTATTTTGGCGCGCCGGTCACGAAGGCGGTCATCACCGTCCCGGCATACTTCAACGATGCGCAGCGGCAAGCGACGAAAGATGCGGGGCGCATCGCCGGACTCGACGTGCTGCGGTTGGTGAACGAGCCGACGGCGGCCTCGCTCGCCTACGGACTCGACAAGAAAGCTGCCGCGACCATCGCGGTCTACGATCTGGGTGGCGGGACATTCGACGTCTCGATCCTGAAGCTGCACGAGGGGATCTTCGAGGTCATCGCCACCAATGGCGACACGCACCTGGGCGGCGACGACATCGACAACCTGCTGATCGCGATCGCGGTGAACGATATCGCGGGCGACATGAAGCTCGACCTGCAGCGGAACGGGGAAGCAGTCGCGGCGATACGGAAAGCCGTGATCGAGGCAAAGATCGCGCTGTCGTCGAACGATATGACGACCATCGACGTCCAATTACCGCAGGGCAAACGCTATCAACGCGAGATCACGCGCGCGCAGTTCGACGAGCTGATCGCAACCATCGTGGCGCGCACTGTCGGGCCGTGCAAGCAGGCGATGAAAGATGCGGGCCTCTCGCCGGGACAGCTCGACGAGGCGGTGCTAGTCGGTGGTTCGACGCGGATCCCGCGGGTGCGGCAGCTGGTACGCGAGCTGTTCGCGCGCGAGCCGCACGCCGAGCTGAATCCCGACGAG
This window encodes:
- the hscB gene encoding Fe-S protein assembly co-chaperone HscB yields the protein MATKTANPPVNDAADYFGVFGLPRKLELDRKALEQEFYKLSRKLHPDVFARAPQAEQERALEQSSRLNDAYRTLRDPIERTKYLLALEGVKLEEQSAGATEQARTSGQEKKQAVPPELLEEVFELNLQLEEARMAKKTGEREGFNLARELAQQKQIFEAKLAELEAELKAYWAEWDAGVAASDDAKKAFAKVRMTDLLNRRSYIRNLVRDVNEVLEG
- the hscA gene encoding Fe-S protein assembly chaperone HscA — its product is MTNDRIVGIDLGTTNSLVAYMEGDRPVVIPGEDGQNLVPSVVALDEHGEIVVGNTARRYLVETPERAVYSVKRLIGRGIDDVQDELKLFPFRLADDLKPGEVLRIRLGEREFTPPEISAFILRQLKRNAGRYFGAPVTKAVITVPAYFNDAQRQATKDAGRIAGLDVLRLVNEPTAASLAYGLDKKAAATIAVYDLGGGTFDVSILKLHEGIFEVIATNGDTHLGGDDIDNLLIAIAVNDIAGDMKLDLQRNGEAVAAIRKAVIEAKIALSSNDMTTIDVQLPQGKRYQREITRAQFDELIATIVARTVGPCKQAMKDAGLSPGQLDEAVLVGGSTRIPRVRQLVRELFAREPHAELNPDEVVALGAAVQANILSGGSAATKDMLLLDVTPLSLGIEALGGVVVKIIHRNSTIPASAVEHFTTGVEGQTNVAIHVLQGERELAKDNRSLARFDLKGIPPMPAGLPRIEVKFLIDANGILHVSAREQRSGKEAEIEVKPTYGLTDEQVETMILDSFDNAEEDFRQRQVIEARVEAENILGALEKGKQSAAWEAITSDERKKIAKTEAALREVKQGDDYRAIRTAIEALNVATTRLAELMMDTAVTSALKGKEMGKTGLDVGEGPSAPHPFAPAEVIDSEVDSEVVETGRGDAGRKE